The following DNA comes from Oncorhynchus masou masou isolate Uvic2021 chromosome 21, UVic_Omas_1.1, whole genome shotgun sequence.
gagagagagggcttagACCCTGCCCCCTTGTCCCCCTCTTCCCCTCGGCCGGCCTTCAGTCCCCTGCCAGTTACATTACAAAGAACTGCCATAACAAACACACTCATCTGTTCTAAATCTGTTTAttccccatttctctctttctcaccccctctctttctctctctctctctctctctctctctctctctctctctctctctctctctctctctcctctctcctctctctctttcttatctctctcctctctctttctcatctctctcctctctctctctctttcttatctctcatctctctctttctcatcgctctcctctctctctctttctctcctctctctctctctctctcatctctctatttgtctctctctcatccctctgctctctctttctcatctctctcctctctttctcctctctctcctctctctttctcctctctctttcatctctttccctctttctcctatctctctctctttctcatctctcgctctctttctcatctctcgctctcctctctctctctctttttctcatctctctttctctctctcagtgatcTGCTGAATATTGTCCCATAAGCCTTTCCAATGTGTCCCGTGCCTAGGTAATCATCCCACTGACTCGCTGCTTAGATTATAACAGCCCTGCCTGCCTGGTGATGTGGGGACGTTTCCCCAAAGTCGCTGACTGCGGCGTGCCTGCCGGGAGTACAGTATGTCTACATTCACAGCAAATTATCCCCTTTTGATATTTACATGCTTCAGCGAGGAAACTCGGCGTGACCGTGTAATAAGGAGAGGCTTGGCCCAGTCGCCGCTAGACAAAGCAACCTTGATAGATGTCCAGGCTGGTATGTGGGAGGAAATGTATCAGGTAATTTGTGCCAGCAGTGCTGGGAACAGACAGCTCCTTCTGATGGAGTTGACCTTTCCGTCAGAAAAACTCTAGCTTGTTTGCAGCTCATATTAATCCCCTCTTGACCTCCAGTAATAGGTTGAATTTGAAGCTCATTTAAAAATGTTGTTCCTATTTTCACTTAATAATAGAGTTTGCATATAGAGAACCTACCACCAACTGCTCCACGTTGAACTCTCATAAATAGTGTTGATAGTGCATTATTGGCCGAGATGGGATGGGGGGGAAACAACCCAAGAAGCTATTTGCAAAGAACAGGACGGCAAGGCTTTTGATGTCATTGTGCTAAGACCATTACATTTGATTGGGGGTCCGGGGGGGACGGATTCTGCTGAACGCTGTGCTTTGTAAATGAGAGGACAAAGTGTCACCGGGGCCTCATGAATATGAAATAGCCAGCCCGCCTCTATTCGGATATCAGAAACACAGATGAATCTTGTCAGAGGCTAACCGAGTGTGGCATTTTTTTGTTATTCTAATTTTTTTTGAAGAGAAAGGAATGAGTTATCAACTGATGATGAGGGTTATTATCTGTGCAAAGTGGATGGAATTTGACCAGGTTTTTTCCTGTTTCCTTCAACTGAAGAAACATTCAGAGCCTTAATCCTTTTTCTCATTTAGCTTATTCTATGAACACATAACTTCCTTTTTGAGTATTTTTCTTGTAAAATTGCAGATTTTTTTTCTTATACAGTTATATTACAGACTAAACATCTCAGAGCATCTTTATTTTACAACCACCAGTGTGTTTTCAAAAAAAGTATTTTGAAGGAATAGTGACACAGATGTTCAAATATTTCCTCCCATCAGATCGTGCCTCTCATCTCCTggcctctactgtatttagctcCTCTATTGACTTTCCCTTCAGGGTGCACTGCTGTGTTCAGAGATTACTGGCATCCCTGCACCCTCCCTACCACTCCCCTGTTGCTCTATTCACTGACACCTAGCACACTGTATGACTGGAAGGAGTCAGAAGGAAATGTAGCTACACTGTTCAACAGTTAGGGATAGATGGTAAATAGCTACGGATGGAAGTGACACATACATTGTTAAAATGTAAGAATTTTAACTAACCATAACCACTGTCCTaacctaacctgctacattaattatcctaacctgctgaaTAAGTTATTCCAACTTGCTGATTTCTGTTCATAGCTGTATACCATATAGTAATCACCTTTTCAACTGCCTTCAACCAAAACCAGTATTGAAAAAAGAAACAAAACACATGGAAATCAGACCTATCCTCTGATGTCAGGTGAGTTGTTCTGTCTCTGCTTTTGTGTTCATTTAGACTTGTTACATAGCAACAAGGACTAGGTAGATGTCTGTGACTTTCTGAATGCCGGTTGCAGGTGAATAAACATTCAAAATAATGGATATCCCCACTCTgactggattccaataggaattacacgtCACTTTCCAAGCCAGCAtaacataatgtgacttgcaggcctgatgtggcctgtaaactatGAGTTTCAGGCCATTTTATTAGGGTAAAACTAGGAGCTTAAAATAAGGCCTTATGAAATATACACATTTACTTAGGATCTCACCTGAAGGCCATGGGACTGAAATGAATGCAAAAACAATGTCTCTGTCACGAgcaaacacagtcatgggtggtactgGTAACTCTAAAATTCACTCAAAAGGCACCCTGGGAAATACGCTAATAAATATTTGCATAAAGTAaggtgttgagtgtgtgtgtggttcttccGAGAACCTAAAATAGTTCCTCTGGCTTATGGCATCGCTGAGAACCTTTATTTTTAAGAGTGTAATTGAAAAGTTTGCAAAAGTATGAATTGATCGGTTTCGGTTGTGTCAGTAGTGGAGACCTACTTTCCCCCAGATTATGTAATATACTTGTAGTTCATCTATTTCTATTTTGTTGTGTTTGTTTATAACATGGCATAATGAATGTATTAATTTCATATTCATTTTACAAGTAGATTAAGTGGCTTCAACATTTCAATATTCatcacagtctgtctgtcttgctCGCCTCCCCATCTCCCACTCTAACAAAAGTCCATCTGAAATGTGCTGTGAAAGTTTGCCCGTCCTTCTTGGGAGCTGAGCCATGCTCTGTCCTGTTGCGTTTTGCCAATTAAAGCGGGTTCCCACTGTTTGAGCAGCGGGCTAGTGGCTCCTGGCACCGCAGCCCCTGCCAGGCCGCACCGTGACTTCCGACCCCACACAGATGGGCCCGCCAGTAAATACTCTTGCACATGGCTTGACGCCGCCCCTGTCCGAGTGGCAGAGTGGACACTGAGGTCGGCCTGCCGGCCACCACTGGTCCTGGGGGTGGATGGCGCTGACAGGGCCAAAATGCTGGGGGAGCGGGGGGTTCTTTCCGGGGAGCCCCTGGCCAGCGCCCCTCGCAGCAGGAAGAGCTGCCGCCTGGTCTCCTGAATATTCATGGCCGCCTGGCTATTGTGACAGGGCAACTCTATGgaagatgtagggagagagagagagggagaggacaaatCAGGTGCCAATTTACTCCCAGACACtcacgcttacacacacacaaactgtcatACCAAACACAAAGAAGACTGTATCTTAGTTTTTCTGTAATCCAGGTCCAGTTTTTAATGTGTTTGACCACTATTGCATCTCAGTTAATATTTTAGGTGTAGAGATTGAATTACTAAATAATAGACAGTGTGACATTGATAAGATATTGATAAAGTATGTCCTGGATGTATGTTGTGTTTTAGATATACCGGTCATCCCAGACCTTGACGAAGTACAAGAGGAAGACCTTAACATGCAAGTTGCTGCTCCTCCAAGGTACTGTAAAAACATGTCACGCTCCACTCTAGTTGACCCCAGTCACTCTGGTAGATTCATGGCATCCCATCACTCAATTTTCATGATTGATGAAGTGCATCCTTTTGGTCAGTCTTGCACTTAAGTGAGTACAGACACACCTGCACACCGTCTCACATACTGTCTCTGACTGCATAACTCTGTTATAAGTAACCAGATAGCTGTTCAGATGTTCATATATTACCAGATTCGCCATACCTCTGGCTGGTTGCTGACCCATCTTCAGAGCCATGTACAGTACCTGGCCTACATCTTAACATCAAGGAGAGCAAAATATAAGAATACACTGGTCTTAGATGGTGACTTTGACTGTTACTTTGCCTCCTCTCATCATGGTATTGAAGGCGTCTTGGCATATTGGACTTTTATGCAGGAATAACAGTTGAGATGTGATTTATGCACGGCGGTTAGTGGGACCCTTACTAACGGGGCCCTTTGATTTACAGGGCAGTGAGAGACACGCCGACATGTGTCCGCTATGTAGCGCGGCTATGACAGCGGCGGAGGTTATTAGGCTGGGACCTGCTCTCTGTACGAGATAATATCCACATTGAACTCATTGCGGGGGCAATGTAGCGTGTAATGTGCAGTAAGTAGGACTGGCATGCACTGTTAGGCCCTCGCCACTTTCAGAGCCCCCCTCTTAATTCCAACTACAGATAAGCAGCTGGGTTTCAATTTGAGGCAGTTACCACTTGGCGCTCATCTCTCTGTTCTTTAATGAACTCTCCATGCCCTGTGTGCTCTACCTCAAACTTCTGAGAAGATATCTGTCTCACAGAGTGATACTTGCAAGTTGTACTGGACTATGATACAGCTTCTAGATTGATCTGGTGATATCTTGCAGGTAGTGTAGGGAATACTTTACTGTATTTCAATATACATGCACTAATCAGGCTAGTGAGGAAAAGCATGCCAACAAGTACATGTTTGGTATAGCAGCTACCAGTGGTGGTTGgtgctgtttaagatgagggaggatgattgatttttgtttttatgagcatggccttatttataTTActgcatattggatgactgtcattcacatTCCATGCACCCAGCTCAGTGTAatatcaataggtttaggctactacatgatactcaaattttccctatacccatgatgaggttgctacaacctagcctatgaatgaaggtttacaatgtaggttcacaggttgagagaaatttgcttaatcaaggtgacagacattgacacattcaataccactgTGCACAATctcgcctgcatctagctgatctagagtGTAATCTTTAGTCCAATAGTTGCAAACAATAATTTATATTGGACAAATGCAGGTATACACTGCAGTCCTAGCTAGCTGTATTCTGCTTTATGCTTTCAATACTAGATTATTTCTCTGATCGTTTGATTGGATGGACaaaatgtcagttcatgctgcaaaagCTCTGATTGGCTGGAGGACaccctccggaagttgtcataattactgtgtaagtctattgAAGGGGGTGAGGACCATGAGCCTCCtcggttttgtattgaagtcattgctgcaccatggtgctaccctacacaGTGCTATTGAGGCTagtgtagaccttcattgcaaaactgtgttttaataaattatttggtgacgtgaatatattttatattgtttTATCAAAAAGGATAATTTTTTTGTGtttcactttttattttttattaaattcactgaggaggatggtcctgcccttcctcctctgagaagCCTCCACTGGTAGCTACATTTATGATGGGATTTTTGTTTACATAGTGTTTGTCCTTCTCCCCAGCATCCAGGTGAACCGGGTAATGACATACAGAGATCTGGACAATGACCTCATGAAGTACTCTGTCTTCCAGACCCTGGTAAGACATCTCACatggggccacacacacacagccaggtttCAACGGCTATTTATTTGTACTCTATATTAGATTACCcagccctctctcttcctcaaggAGGTCCTTTTAGGATGCATCCAATATAAATGACCTCTGTCTGTAGAGTGTGTTTCTGCAAGCTGGTGTTCTCATAAGGTCTCTGCCTCTACCTAGGACGGTGAGATTGACTTGAAGCTCCTCACCAAGGTTTTAGCTCCAGAGcaggaggtgagggaggtgagTGAGTTTTTTTGTAAATATAGCCGCTGTTCCCTGTGAGGGGGTGTCCAGATGTTGCTGAAGCACCAGGGGAGGTCGCCTCCCAGTCTCCCAGGTAATCAAGATTTATGATGTGTGCATTAACAAGCtctattctctttctctcaccttcccctgcctctctcttgctctccttctccccctctggtctcttcctctctctctgtttcttatTCCCCTCTTTTCTCTTACACTTCTCTCATCTTCATTACACCATATATTTTCTTGTCCCCATTTTTTGTATCTTTCTTTtcccatattctctctctctctctctctctctctctctctctctctctctctctctctctctctctctctcacactctctctctctctctctttcgctctctcaggAGGACGTGGGTTGGGACTGGGATCATCTGTTTACAGAGGTGTCCTCAGAGCTGCTGACGGAATGGGAtcaaggggagaaggaggagcaggTCCCACTGTCTGTGTTATGAGGACAAGCCTCCCCAAGTTGGGATAAAGTGGACCAGAACGTCTCCTCTGGGACCTGGGTGGGTGCATATCAATGCTCCGTCGAAACATAGGGACCATCAAATATACGTAGCTTGCCTAATATTGTTGTTCATATTCCAAATGGCTATTTCCAAgtgcaaaatgtatttttttcctaATAAATTTTAACAAAACACATTTGTATTTGTTGTGAAATGAATTATTCTATTTTTATGGTAGGTTCCAAATGAATTATCTCCTATAAAACACAGAAGTTTAGTAACACGTATATGGTATTACACTGATGTGCTATCTGTTTGACACTACCTAAACTGCTAAAAGACAAACTCACCTTTACTTTAGAAAGCCTTCTAAATGATCTGATACAgatcaacatgcccctgtgtcTTCCGCCTGCACTATCAACCCCCCTACAACCTTAGTCCCATACAAGTCCAAGGTTGATAGTCAGCTAAGCTGAAATCCATTTAATTGTCTTCAAATTAACATTGTTCATTAAAGCCCACAACCTTATTGTTATTGACTGTGCCATTGACTTTATCTTCCAGCTCTTCGACAAGAGCAGCCCCTTCTTCACTATTATCTCAAATGAATTGAACACACTTCCCATTGACACCTGGGGGATTAGCATACATTATGTAAGGAAGACATCTTCCTCTTAGCAGAAGGCTGGAGGTGTCCAGGTGTATGCTCTCTCTAAACTTACAGAACAACCATGCATCAAACCCAAACCACAGGGCCTTAGGAGAAGCAATAATACACAGGCCACCCGTGTCTGGTCTGGAGCGTGAAGTCACAAGATCTGCTGGTTGGCTATTGCGTAGCAACGTAGTGGTGCCAAAAGCCTTGATCTGTCCTAGAAAGCCTATAAAAATTACGATCGCCAGAACAGTCAAACAAAAATAATTTAGGCAGCCGTTTTGGGCTCTACAATTTGTTTAAAAGTATCAAGTTTGATCCCCACAGTGAATTCTTTTTAAGTTCGatacaaatacaaattgagttaTTTAATTAATtagtgatccattctgactactacaTTTGTCTTCAAACAGGACCACGTGCTGACTGACACAGGCCAATCACGGCCCGGCAGTCAACGATGAGGCTCGCGCTCCGAGGCCATAGACATTGGCCATGTTCGAGAGCATCAAGaccatattataaactgggtggtttgagccctgaatgctgattggctgaaagctggggtatatcagaccgtataccacaggtacatttatttttactcttctaattacgctggtaaccagtttataatagcaataaggcactttgggggtttgtggtatatggccaatataacacGGCCAAGAAACTGTATCCAAGCACTCGtgtttaagaacagcccttagccatggtatattggccatataccacaccccttcggGCATTATTGCTTAAATgtatcatgggtaaattgtgactgactgactgatctactaATATTAATGAGTGCATTCTGATCCAACCGTAAATTCATACCCTACCGGTCAAAATTTTCAGAATACcaactcattgaagggtttttctttatttgtactattttcaacattgtagaattaaagtgaagacatcaaaactatgaaataacacatggaatcatgtagtaaccaaaaaagtgttaaacaaatctaaatatatttcatatttgagattcttcaaagtagccaccctttgcctagatgacagctttgcacatcctctttccattaatcatccttgagatgtttctacaacttgattggagtccacctgttgtaaattcaattgattggacatgatttggaaaggcacacacctgtctatataagttcccacagttgacagtgcatgtcagagcaaaaaccaagccatgaagtcgaaggaattgtccgtagagctccgagacaggattgtgtcgaggcacagaacttgggaatggtaccaaaacatttctgcagcattgaaggtccccaagaacacagtggcagccATCATTTTTCTTAAATGGACGAAGTtcggaaccacaaagactcttccgagagctgtctgctcggccaaactgagcaatctggggagaagggccttggtcagggaggtgaccaaaaacccgacggtcactctgacagagctccagagttcctctgtggagatgggagaaccttccggaaggacaaccatctctgcagcactccaccaattaggcctttatggtaaagaaG
Coding sequences within:
- the LOC135508217 gene encoding intraflagellar transport protein 43 homolog B, giving the protein MDDRLKLGDSGVVKNVAKLGRRGQRTRQAAEQTSLEEPRHVRKSSSSTSMGEGPPPKPARRQGGWAEETSGSAKSGRRPAMVQDVEDRRLRPQTPQGSDDEGDIPVIPDLDEVQEEDLNMQVAAPPSIQVNRVMTYRDLDNDLMKYSVFQTLDGEIDLKLLTKVLAPEQEVREEDVGWDWDHLFTEVSSELLTEWDQGEKEEQVPLSVL